In the genome of Pseudomonas sp. LBUM920, one region contains:
- a CDS encoding undecaprenyl-phosphate glucose phosphotransferase, with product MREKSSVDSLFLTRAGFVEFFVVFVKLIHGLTAILPPLVLVLFLDPLAPELRSHFLGLLLFFAIMTIILFQALGIYSEELFSNRLRLRAKIVAWSAAFCILLFMYQILQFFPQLTPRNLVAWYFASLGLFCIERLVMLRLYRNLMRKGKYLQRTVILGFTDTAVHVADHLQRNGDIRSGLIGFIDDRTERIPKELSSLPLLGNTRDLEKLIRAEQVNQVMICLPWAAEQRIHGLVNRLRQMSVNVMLVPDMAALRYGHSRITDVGGILMFNTSQLPLRGWSPVIKRCEDLLLASMALVALSPVMLATAIAIKLDSKGPVLFRQNRYGYNDNEIRVFKFRSMFTDQSDFTAEQQTTRKDPRITRVGRIIRKTSIDELPQLFNVLLGNMSMVGPRPHATATKAAGIPFEVAVSEYSSRHRVKPGITGWAQINGYRGETDTLYKIQKRVEYDLEYISKWSVWFDLYIVFMTVPAVLSTKEVY from the coding sequence ATGCGAGAAAAGTCGTCAGTCGATAGCCTGTTTCTGACCCGCGCTGGTTTTGTTGAATTCTTTGTTGTTTTCGTCAAGTTGATCCATGGCCTGACTGCCATCTTGCCGCCATTGGTGTTGGTGTTGTTCCTCGACCCACTGGCTCCCGAGCTGCGTTCCCACTTCCTCGGTCTGCTGCTGTTTTTTGCGATCATGACCATCATTCTGTTCCAGGCTTTGGGTATCTATTCCGAAGAGCTGTTCAGCAATCGCCTGCGCCTGAGAGCCAAGATAGTCGCCTGGTCGGCGGCGTTCTGCATCTTGCTGTTCATGTACCAGATCCTGCAGTTCTTCCCGCAATTGACGCCACGCAACCTGGTGGCGTGGTACTTCGCCAGCCTGGGGCTGTTCTGCATTGAACGCCTGGTGATGCTGCGCCTTTACCGCAACCTGATGCGCAAGGGCAAATACCTGCAGCGCACAGTGATCCTGGGCTTCACCGACACCGCCGTGCACGTCGCCGATCACCTGCAACGCAATGGCGATATCCGTTCCGGCCTGATCGGTTTTATCGACGACCGCACCGAGCGCATCCCCAAGGAATTGAGCAGCCTGCCCTTGCTGGGCAACACCCGCGACCTGGAAAAACTGATCCGCGCCGAGCAGGTCAACCAAGTGATGATCTGCCTGCCCTGGGCTGCCGAGCAGCGTATCCACGGGCTGGTCAATCGCCTGCGCCAGATGTCGGTGAACGTCATGCTGGTGCCGGACATGGCCGCGCTGCGCTACGGCCACAGCCGCATCACGGACGTGGGCGGCATCCTGATGTTCAACACCTCGCAGTTGCCATTGCGCGGTTGGTCGCCGGTGATCAAGCGCTGTGAAGATTTGCTGCTGGCGAGCATGGCCCTGGTGGCGCTGTCACCGGTGATGCTGGCGACGGCGATTGCGATCAAGCTCGACTCCAAAGGGCCGGTGCTGTTTCGCCAGAACCGTTATGGCTACAACGACAACGAGATTCGCGTGTTCAAGTTCCGCTCGATGTTCACCGACCAGAGCGACTTCACCGCCGAACAACAGACCACCCGCAAGGACCCGCGCATCACGCGCGTGGGCCGCATCATTCGCAAGACCAGCATCGACGAACTGCCGCAGTTGTTCAACGTGCTGCTGGGCAACATGTCGATGGTGGGCCCGCGCCCACACGCCACCGCGACCAAGGCTGCCGGCATTCCGTTTGAGGTGGCGGTGAGCGAGTACAGTTCGCGGCATCGGGTCAAGCCGGGCATCACCGGGTGGGCGCAGATCAACGGCTACCGGGGTGAAACCGACACCCTGTACAAGATCCAGAAACGTGTCGAGTACGACCTGGAGTACATCTCCAAGTGGTCGGTGTGGTTTGACTTGTACATCGTCTTCATGACGGTCCCAGCCGTCCTCTCCACCAAGGAAGTCTATTGA
- a CDS encoding glycosyltransferase family 2 protein: MRTSLIIPTRNASSHLARLLPALKMQTLQPDEMLVVDSASSDDTVARFREFGARVEVIDARDFNHGGTRRWASEQVSGEALIVMTQDAIPAAPETFANLLDELQQDPLNGVAYGRQLPHPGAGVLGAQSRHFNYPQHSRSKRLADAPQLGIKTCFSSDSFCVYRRSALQAVGGFPADVIGSEDAYVAARMLLEGYTVRYAATARVYHSHDYRLMDEFHRYFDIGVFYGREPWIRQAFGDAGGEGKRYVLAELAALRAAGALHRVPEVLVRSAFKLLGYRLGQQERRLPLALKRRISMFPGYWR; encoded by the coding sequence ATGCGCACCTCGTTGATCATCCCGACCCGCAACGCGTCCAGTCACCTGGCGCGGCTGCTGCCTGCGCTGAAAATGCAGACGCTGCAACCGGACGAAATGCTGGTGGTCGACAGTGCCTCCAGCGATGACACCGTGGCGCGCTTTCGCGAGTTCGGGGCCCGGGTCGAGGTGATCGACGCCCGCGACTTCAACCACGGCGGCACACGGCGCTGGGCCAGTGAACAGGTGAGCGGCGAGGCGCTGATCGTGATGACCCAGGACGCGATTCCCGCAGCCCCGGAGACCTTCGCCAACTTGCTCGATGAGCTGCAGCAAGACCCGCTCAACGGCGTGGCCTACGGCCGCCAATTGCCGCACCCCGGCGCCGGCGTGCTGGGCGCGCAGTCGCGGCACTTCAACTACCCGCAACACAGCCGCAGCAAGCGCCTGGCCGATGCGCCGCAGTTGGGGATCAAGACCTGCTTCAGCTCCGACTCGTTTTGCGTGTACCGGCGCAGCGCCCTGCAGGCGGTCGGCGGTTTTCCCGCCGATGTGATCGGCAGCGAAGACGCCTACGTCGCTGCGCGCATGCTGCTTGAAGGCTACACAGTGCGCTACGCCGCCACGGCGCGGGTGTACCACTCCCACGATTACCGACTCATGGATGAGTTTCACCGCTACTTCGACATTGGCGTGTTCTACGGTCGCGAGCCATGGATTCGCCAGGCGTTTGGCGATGCCGGCGGTGAAGGTAAACGCTATGTACTGGCTGAGCTCGCGGCATTGCGCGCAGCCGGTGCATTGCACCGCGTACCCGAAGTACTGGTGCGCAGCGCGTTCAAGTTGCTCGGCTATCGGCTGGGCCAACAGGAACGCCGGCTCCCCCTCGCCCTCAAGCGGCGCATCAGCATGTTCCCCGGTTATTGGAGGTGA
- a CDS encoding mannose-1-phosphate guanylyltransferase/mannose-6-phosphate isomerase — protein MNTLNGLIPCIISGGSGTRLWPVSRQNMPKPFMRMRDGQSLLQKTFQRAAKLPGVESVLTVTNRDLLFRTLDDYRVVNKAHLPLDLLLEPFGRNTAAAIAVAALHVQEHFGDEAQLLVMPADHLILNEVAFAEAVTQARDLAEAGYLVTFGIQPDHPETGFGYIEKGDALGTGNRVKRFVEKPDLATAQAYLDGGKHLWNAGMFCFKASTLVEELAAHAPDVLTAAKAALEHSQSLQNKTSRQRELDSDAFGSAPDISIDVALMEKSQKVAVVPCDIGWSDIGSWEALRQLTPSDAHGNQVNGEAILHDVHNCYIDSPKRVLGAVGVHDLIIVDTPDALLIADANRSQDVRYIVAELKRQNHPAYSLHRTVTRPWGTYTVLEESSRFKIKRIVVKPQASLSLQMHHHRSEHWVVVSGAAQITNGEREFLINANESTYIPAGHKHRLTNPGIIDLVMIEVQSGEYLGEDDIVRFDDIYGRAPAEVKK, from the coding sequence ATGAATACCCTCAACGGATTAATCCCCTGCATTATTTCCGGTGGTTCGGGCACGCGGCTGTGGCCGGTGTCGCGCCAGAACATGCCCAAACCTTTCATGCGCATGCGTGACGGTCAGAGCCTGCTGCAAAAAACCTTTCAGCGCGCCGCCAAACTGCCCGGCGTGGAAAGCGTGCTGACGGTGACCAACCGCGACCTGCTGTTTCGCACCCTGGATGACTACCGCGTGGTCAACAAGGCCCATTTGCCTCTGGACCTTCTGCTGGAGCCGTTCGGGCGCAATACAGCGGCGGCCATTGCGGTGGCGGCGCTGCATGTGCAGGAACATTTCGGTGATGAGGCGCAACTGTTGGTGATGCCCGCCGACCATCTGATCCTCAATGAAGTCGCGTTTGCCGAGGCCGTCACCCAGGCCCGCGACCTGGCCGAAGCCGGTTATCTGGTGACGTTCGGCATCCAGCCCGATCATCCGGAAACCGGCTTTGGCTACATCGAAAAAGGCGACGCGCTGGGCACCGGCAACCGGGTCAAACGCTTTGTCGAAAAACCCGACCTGGCCACCGCCCAAGCCTACCTAGACGGCGGCAAACACCTGTGGAACGCCGGCATGTTCTGCTTCAAGGCCAGCACCCTGGTGGAGGAACTCGCCGCCCATGCCCCCGACGTGCTGACGGCGGCCAAAGCCGCACTGGAACACAGCCAGAGCCTGCAAAACAAAACCTCGCGCCAGCGCGAACTGGACTCGGACGCCTTCGGCAGCGCACCGGACATTTCCATCGACGTGGCCCTGATGGAAAAGTCCCAGAAGGTCGCCGTGGTGCCCTGCGACATCGGCTGGAGCGACATCGGTTCCTGGGAAGCGCTGCGCCAGCTCACGCCCAGCGACGCCCACGGCAACCAGGTCAATGGCGAAGCGATTTTGCATGACGTGCACAACTGCTACATCGACTCGCCCAAGCGCGTGCTCGGCGCCGTTGGCGTACACGACCTGATCATCGTCGACACCCCGGATGCGCTGCTGATCGCTGACGCCAACCGCAGCCAGGATGTGCGTTACATCGTCGCCGAACTCAAGCGCCAGAATCATCCGGCGTACAGCCTGCACCGCACCGTTACCCGGCCGTGGGGCACCTACACGGTGCTGGAGGAAAGCAGCCGCTTCAAGATCAAGCGCATCGTGGTCAAACCCCAGGCGTCACTGTCGTTGCAGATGCACCACCACCGCAGCGAACACTGGGTGGTGGTCAGCGGCGCGGCGCAGATCACCAATGGCGAGCGCGAATTCCTGATCAACGCCAACGAGTCCACATACATTCCGGCCGGGCACAAACACCGCCTGACCAACCCCGGCATCATCGACCTGGTGATGATCGAGGTGCAGAGCGGCGAGTACCTGGGCGAAGACGACATTGTGCGCTTTGACGACATCTACGGGCGTGCCCCGGCAGAAGTGAAAAAGTGA
- a CDS encoding TonB-dependent receptor — protein MQAFPSQRSSLKRAVQAAALGACLSGGGLPSAVLADTAAVDNQVRDWHIAPGALANALDQFARLAGISLSYDATSVAGKSSQGLTGSLDREQALNQLLRGQHLQAQRQGASTWLLLPQMAESGALNLSATTVTGARAGATTDGTGAYTTGAVTIGKGEHSLRETPQSVSVMTRQLMDDQNVTTIDDVMERTPGITTYESPMGGKYFYSRGFKMLGQYQYDGVPLDMGKDYVQADSFTANMAIYDRVEVLKGAAGMLKGAGTASGAVNFVRKRPQAKPTTSLSLSAGTWDNYRADLDTGGALNDSGTVRGRAAVSQQTRGSYMDIAKREDQAAYAALDFDLDADTTLGVGASYEDVDASPCWGGLPRYSDGKSAKLSRSTCLGQSWNDWQSQRATFFADLTHHFSDDWKLNVAAVHSRNLQDIKYAASEGTIAYGNPAPTANSYAALMDYDHRDFGVDAYLDGKFEAFGLEHELIIGANGSRGTQDDVYAIQNLPTRVNIYQPDHHLPEPANDTFWPNMYRGGTVKETATQYGTYATLRLRLAEPLLFIVGSRVSWYENRRQSNNLAWGEWAVQDARTRETGEVTPFAALIYDLDENLSVYASYADIFQPQSSYATVDGAALKPQIGDNYELGIKGEWFQGRLNSSLALFRAVQKNTAETDYLSVCPTSSDGYCYSDTGKTRAQGVEAEVSGELLERLQVFGGYTYTQTKTLKNIDSAVEGGVSNSYVPRHMLRMWGDYQLDGALSKWSVGTGVNAQSSNYRVQGIKLEQAGYAVWNARLAYRLDDTWTVALNGNNVFDKHYYQTVGTAAWGNFYGEPRNFTVSVKGNF, from the coding sequence ATGCAAGCGTTTCCTTCCCAACGTTCTTCCCTCAAGCGCGCGGTGCAGGCCGCCGCGCTCGGCGCCTGCCTCAGCGGGGGCGGCCTGCCCTCGGCCGTGCTGGCCGACACAGCTGCCGTCGATAATCAGGTGCGCGATTGGCACATCGCTCCAGGCGCCCTGGCCAACGCGTTAGACCAGTTCGCCCGCCTGGCCGGCATCAGCCTGTCGTACGACGCCACCAGTGTCGCCGGCAAGTCCAGCCAGGGCCTGACCGGCAGCCTTGACCGCGAGCAAGCGTTGAACCAGCTGCTGCGCGGGCAACACCTGCAAGCCCAGCGTCAGGGTGCAAGCACCTGGCTGTTGCTGCCGCAAATGGCCGAATCCGGCGCGCTCAATTTGAGCGCCACCACCGTCACCGGCGCCCGTGCAGGGGCCACCACCGACGGCACCGGCGCCTACACCACCGGCGCGGTGACGATCGGCAAAGGTGAACACAGCCTGCGGGAAACCCCGCAATCGGTCAGCGTGATGACCCGACAATTGATGGACGATCAGAACGTCACCACCATCGATGACGTCATGGAGCGCACGCCGGGCATCACCACCTATGAGTCACCCATGGGCGGCAAGTATTTCTACTCCCGGGGTTTCAAGATGCTCGGCCAGTACCAGTACGACGGCGTGCCTCTGGACATGGGCAAGGACTACGTACAGGCCGACAGTTTTACCGCCAACATGGCGATTTACGATCGGGTGGAAGTGCTCAAGGGTGCAGCCGGCATGCTCAAGGGCGCCGGCACCGCCAGCGGCGCAGTGAATTTTGTACGCAAGCGGCCCCAAGCCAAACCCACCACCAGCCTGTCGCTGTCTGCCGGCACCTGGGACAACTACCGCGCCGACCTCGACACCGGCGGCGCGCTGAATGACAGCGGCACCGTGCGCGGCCGCGCGGCCGTCAGCCAGCAAACGCGCGGGTCGTATATGGATATCGCCAAGCGCGAGGACCAGGCGGCCTACGCGGCACTGGATTTCGACCTCGACGCCGACACCACCCTGGGCGTCGGCGCCAGCTATGAAGACGTTGATGCCTCGCCCTGCTGGGGCGGCTTGCCGCGCTACAGCGACGGCAAAAGCGCCAAGCTCAGCCGCTCCACCTGCCTGGGCCAATCCTGGAACGACTGGCAAAGCCAGCGCGCCACGTTCTTCGCCGACCTCACCCACCACTTCAGCGATGACTGGAAACTCAACGTGGCGGCGGTGCACAGCCGCAACCTGCAAGACATCAAATACGCCGCCAGCGAAGGCACCATCGCCTATGGCAACCCGGCACCGACGGCCAACTCCTACGCGGCCTTGATGGATTACGACCACCGGGACTTCGGCGTCGACGCCTACCTGGACGGCAAGTTCGAAGCCTTCGGCCTCGAACACGAACTGATCATCGGCGCCAACGGTAGCCGGGGCACCCAGGATGATGTGTATGCAATCCAGAACCTGCCGACGCGCGTGAACATCTACCAGCCTGATCACCACCTGCCGGAACCCGCCAACGATACCTTCTGGCCCAACATGTACCGCGGCGGCACGGTCAAGGAAACCGCCACCCAATACGGCACCTACGCCACGTTGCGCCTGCGCCTGGCCGAACCATTGCTGTTTATCGTCGGCAGCCGCGTGAGCTGGTATGAGAACCGCCGCCAGTCCAACAACCTGGCCTGGGGCGAATGGGCCGTGCAGGATGCGCGCACCCGGGAAACCGGCGAAGTCACACCGTTTGCCGCACTGATTTATGACCTCGACGAAAACCTCTCGGTGTACGCCAGCTACGCCGATATCTTCCAGCCACAAAGCTCCTACGCCACGGTCGACGGCGCCGCACTCAAGCCGCAGATCGGTGATAACTACGAGCTGGGGATCAAGGGCGAATGGTTCCAGGGGCGCCTCAACAGCTCCCTTGCGCTGTTTCGCGCGGTGCAGAAAAACACGGCTGAAACCGATTACCTCAGCGTCTGCCCGACGTCCTCCGACGGCTATTGCTATAGCGACACCGGCAAGACCCGCGCCCAGGGTGTAGAAGCCGAAGTCAGCGGCGAATTGCTCGAGCGCTTGCAGGTGTTTGGCGGCTACACCTATACCCAGACCAAAACCCTGAAGAATATCGACAGCGCCGTGGAAGGTGGCGTGTCCAACAGCTACGTGCCGCGGCATATGCTGCGCATGTGGGGTGACTACCAACTGGATGGCGCGCTGTCGAAATGGAGCGTGGGCACTGGCGTCAACGCCCAGAGCAGCAACTACCGCGTGCAGGGCATCAAGCTCGAACAGGCCGGTTACGCGGTGTGGAATGCGCGACTGGCGTATCGCTTGGACGACACCTGGACCGTGGCGCTCAACGGCAACAATGTTTTTGACAAACACTATTATCAAACCGTGGGCACCGCCGCCTGGGGCAACTTTTATGGCGAACCACGCAATTTTACCGTGAGTGTGAAAGGCAACTTCTAA